A region from the Rhinoderma darwinii isolate aRhiDar2 chromosome 2, aRhiDar2.hap1, whole genome shotgun sequence genome encodes:
- the CLDN14 gene encoding claudin-14, producing MASMALQLLGFFICLIGFIGTIIATVLPHWWRTAHVGTNIITAVEYMKGLWMECVWHTTGIYQCQVHQSQLALPRDLQIARGMMMTSCVLSILACFVSVFGMNCTQCTKGSSAKKMIVILGGVAFLFAGLLCLIPVAWTTNDVVQDFYNPALPYGMKFEIGQALYVGFISGGLTIIGGIILLFTSCQKNIHQVPYIHPSHNIRRVPMSRPTPVHKRSHTPTWSSASRHGYQINDFV from the coding sequence ATGGCAAGCATGGCATTACAGTTACTGGGCTTCTTCATATGCCTTATTGGTTTCATCGGGACCATTATTGCAACTGTTCTTCCTCATTGGTGGAGAACTGCTCATGTTGGCACAAACATTATTACGGCAGTGGAATACATGAAGGGCCTGTGGATGGAATGTGTGTGGCACACCACTGGAATTTATCAATGCCAAGTCCACCAATCTCAGCTAGCACTTCCCCGTGATCTACAGATTGCACGAGGTATGATGATGACATCTTGCGTCCTTTCCATCCTGGCATGTTTTGTCTCTGTGTTTGGCATGAACTGCACCCAATGTACCAAAGGGTCTTCAGCCAAAAAGATGATTGTCATCCTTGGTGGGGTTGCCTTTCTCTTTGCTGGTCTTTTATGTCTCATTCCAGTAGCATGGACTACCAATGATGTTGTCCAAGACTTTTATAACCCAGCATTACCTTACGGGATGAAGTTTGAGATTGGTCAAGCTCTCTATGTCGGCTTTATCTCAGGAGGCTTGACCATAATTGGTGGAATTATTCTTCTCTTTACGTCATGCCAGAAGAACATTCATCAAGTACCCTACATCCACCCATCACACAACATAAGGAGGGTGCCAATGAGCAGGCCAACACCAGTCCATAAAAGAAGCCATACACCTACTTGGTCTTCTGCATCACGCCATGGTTACCAGATTAATGACTTTGTCTGA